The following coding sequences are from one Desulfosporosinus orientis DSM 765 window:
- a CDS encoding M56 family metallopeptidase → MLAELFYWVLNMSILGSVAGLLVLSLRKLKILPRFAVYVLWLLPLIRFWLPVGIANQYSLLNLISKFTTKTVIVRQELPQITATNSIMAAKNYFPLEYKTDLLKNLLNVASLIWIIVSCVIILVLVVLYFFNKSELKTAQLISGNIYQSDKITAPAVYGIIRPKIMIPAQIAAGDLEYILLHEQVHITRRDNLLRAIALLTASVHWFNPLSWIFLKYFFADMELACDAKVIKNFDERQTKEYALALLTCASGKAFFASAFGGTKTKLRLERILSYKKLTLFSSLCFAALLISIAVIMLTNAAV, encoded by the coding sequence TTTTGTCCTTGCGTAAACTTAAAATTCTGCCGCGTTTTGCAGTCTATGTCTTATGGCTTCTTCCCCTGATCAGGTTCTGGCTGCCTGTAGGCATTGCTAATCAATACAGCCTGCTAAACTTGATTTCTAAATTCACCACCAAAACAGTGATTGTCCGCCAGGAACTGCCTCAGATCACAGCCACCAACAGTATAATGGCTGCCAAAAACTACTTCCCTCTCGAATACAAAACCGACCTGCTTAAAAACCTGCTTAATGTGGCATCCCTGATATGGATTATTGTTTCCTGTGTTATCATTCTGGTCTTGGTGGTGCTCTACTTCTTTAACAAATCAGAGTTGAAGACTGCGCAGCTTATAAGCGGCAATATCTATCAATCGGATAAAATTACCGCTCCGGCCGTCTATGGTATTATTCGGCCCAAAATCATGATCCCTGCCCAAATAGCTGCCGGGGATCTGGAGTATATTCTGCTCCATGAACAGGTGCATATAACACGCCGGGACAATCTCTTGCGGGCCATAGCCTTGCTGACAGCCAGCGTTCATTGGTTCAATCCCCTATCCTGGATATTCCTCAAGTACTTTTTTGCCGATATGGAACTGGCCTGTGATGCCAAGGTTATCAAAAATTTCGATGAACGGCAGACCAAGGAGTATGCCCTCGCCCTACTCACCTGCGCTTCCGGCAAAGCTTTCTTCGCCTCGGCATTTGGCGGAACAAAAACGAAGCTGCGCCTGGAAAGGATCTTATCCTATAAAAAGCTTACGCTCTTTTCTTCACTCTGCTTTGCTGCCTTGCTAATCTCGATTGCTGTGATCATGCTCACCAACGCTGCTGTTTAG
- a CDS encoding NADH:flavin oxidoreductase has protein sequence MAHLLDTLQAGSLTLHNRLIMPPMATAKSEADGGVSKAVLDYYQEKSNGGCFSLIIVEHSFVSPEGKASKNQLCVANDHLVEGLRSLAQVIHSNGSKAVMQINHAGSATTQEVIGEIPVAPSPVPHPWNGNTPKELSKQEITDIVQAFQDAARRVKEAGFDGVEIHSAHGYLLNQFFSPLSNKRTDEYGGTIHNRLRLHLQIIAAVKAVVGNDFPLLLRLGSCDFKEGGITIEDSQIAAKEFEKAGITILDISGSFLGYKSPGSSEQGYFSPLTEAIKKVVSIPVILTGGITEPQAAEKLLAAEKADLIGVGRAVLQDSQWAKQAIETLA, from the coding sequence ATGGCTCATTTACTAGATACATTGCAAGCAGGCTCGTTGACCCTGCATAATCGTCTGATTATGCCTCCCATGGCCACTGCCAAGTCTGAAGCGGACGGTGGTGTAAGCAAGGCTGTCCTCGACTATTATCAAGAAAAATCGAACGGCGGCTGTTTCTCGCTCATCATAGTTGAACATAGCTTCGTAAGTCCCGAAGGTAAAGCTAGCAAGAATCAACTCTGTGTCGCTAATGATCATCTGGTGGAAGGATTACGTAGTTTAGCCCAGGTTATTCACAGCAATGGTTCAAAAGCTGTGATGCAAATTAATCACGCTGGAAGCGCCACCACTCAGGAAGTCATCGGAGAGATTCCGGTCGCTCCCTCTCCGGTTCCTCATCCTTGGAATGGAAATACCCCTAAAGAGCTTAGTAAACAGGAAATTACTGATATCGTCCAAGCCTTTCAAGATGCTGCCCGTCGTGTAAAGGAAGCAGGCTTTGACGGAGTGGAGATACATTCTGCCCACGGCTACCTACTTAACCAATTTTTCTCTCCCTTGAGCAACAAGCGAACCGATGAGTATGGTGGAACGATTCATAATCGCCTTCGCCTCCATCTGCAGATTATCGCTGCAGTCAAAGCTGTTGTGGGCAACGATTTCCCACTACTCTTACGGTTAGGGTCTTGCGATTTTAAGGAAGGCGGCATCACGATTGAAGATAGCCAGATAGCTGCTAAAGAATTCGAGAAAGCAGGCATCACCATTCTCGATATTTCCGGCAGCTTCTTAGGTTATAAATCTCCGGGGAGTTCTGAGCAAGGCTATTTCTCCCCTCTGACCGAAGCGATTAAAAAGGTTGTATCCATCCCTGTCATTCTAACTGGCGGCATTACTGAACCCCAAGCGGCTGAGAAATTGCTGGCAGCAGAAAAAGCTGACCTCATCGGCGTCGGGCGCGCGGTACTACAGGATTCTCAATGGGCGAAACAGGCAATTGAAACATTGGCATAA
- a CDS encoding amidohydrolase family protein: protein MKIIDAHLHFSCRPGFNETAKNISQVEFSAQGLRQEFEQAGVVAGIIMSTPSREPNQPSGSPEEFVLADGTVEGLLSCVGVNPERLKEDHKELDYIEGELKKRGVTGIKLYPGYFPYYVYDSIYDPIYELARKYEVPVAIHCGDTQSPKGLLKYSHPLTIDELAVKQEDVTFVICHMGIPWMIDAAEVTAKNHNVYADLSGLIAGNKEHVMKIKDKRLYVEYIQQALVISNCYNKVLFGSDWPLVPIKPYVEFIKHVIPEEYHEAVFYRNVLKVYPKLNEIL, encoded by the coding sequence TTGAAAATCATTGATGCGCATTTGCATTTTTCATGTCGCCCTGGATTTAATGAAACGGCGAAAAATATATCACAAGTGGAATTTAGTGCTCAAGGGCTAAGACAAGAGTTTGAACAAGCCGGTGTTGTAGCTGGAATCATCATGTCAACGCCCAGTCGGGAGCCCAACCAACCTTCGGGAAGTCCGGAAGAATTTGTTTTGGCAGATGGGACTGTAGAAGGTTTACTTTCTTGTGTAGGCGTCAATCCTGAAAGGCTTAAGGAAGATCATAAAGAACTTGATTATATTGAAGGAGAACTTAAAAAAAGGGGAGTGACAGGGATTAAACTCTATCCCGGTTATTTTCCATATTACGTGTATGATTCGATTTATGATCCTATCTATGAGCTTGCTCGCAAATACGAAGTTCCCGTAGCGATTCATTGTGGCGATACACAATCCCCAAAAGGGCTTTTAAAATATTCCCATCCGTTAACGATTGATGAGTTAGCCGTAAAACAAGAGGACGTTACGTTTGTGATCTGTCATATGGGCATCCCGTGGATGATTGATGCAGCAGAGGTCACCGCCAAGAATCATAATGTTTACGCAGACTTATCCGGACTCATCGCAGGGAATAAAGAGCACGTGATGAAAATCAAAGATAAAAGGCTTTATGTCGAGTATATACAACAAGCCTTAGTCATTTCCAATTGCTATAATAAAGTTCTATTTGGATCAGATTGGCCACTTGTACCTATTAAACCTTACGTAGAATTTATCAAGCATGTTATACCGGAAGAGTATCACGAAGCTGTATTTTATCGAAATGTGCTTAAGGTTTATCCTAAACTTAATGAAATTTTGTAA
- a CDS encoding BCCT family transporter, which translates to MESNQKKIIHKVFWPPFILLLATVVLNFANYDLFTKVMNTAFTWVMQNFGWFFEITALVLVFVAVAILFSSVGNIRFGGDDAKPELSTWNWFAIALCTGIGTGIVFWGVAEPMMHFSSPPASLGLEPFSQAAALFSMSTAYLHWTITPHAMYVISAIPIALAYYNYKQPLMVNSSLYFLRGDKCQGTVRKIVDVVCLYAIAGGVAASLGTGLLQIGSGLHFIFGIQPSPFVWL; encoded by the coding sequence ATGGAGAGCAATCAAAAAAAAATAATTCATAAGGTATTTTGGCCACCGTTTATTTTATTGCTTGCAACTGTTGTTTTGAATTTTGCTAATTATGATCTATTTACTAAAGTTATGAATACTGCGTTCACCTGGGTTATGCAGAATTTCGGTTGGTTTTTTGAAATAACAGCCCTGGTTCTTGTGTTTGTGGCTGTCGCAATTTTGTTCTCGTCAGTGGGAAATATCCGATTTGGGGGAGACGATGCTAAACCGGAATTATCTACGTGGAATTGGTTCGCCATAGCCTTATGTACCGGGATTGGGACCGGGATAGTTTTCTGGGGAGTTGCCGAACCGATGATGCATTTTTCCTCTCCACCTGCATCTTTAGGTCTTGAGCCTTTCAGTCAGGCGGCTGCATTGTTTTCCATGTCTACTGCTTATCTGCACTGGACCATTACTCCCCATGCCATGTATGTAATCAGTGCCATTCCAATTGCTTTGGCTTATTATAATTACAAGCAACCCCTAATGGTTAATTCCAGTTTGTATTTCCTGAGGGGCGATAAGTGTCAGGGTACAGTACGAAAGATTGTTGACGTAGTTTGTCTTTATGCTATTGCTGGCGGAGTCGCGGCTTCCTTAGGGACGGGACTGTTGCAAATTGGCAGCGGCTTGCATTTTATCTTTGGAATTCAACCCAGTCCTTTTGTGTGGCTGTAA
- a CDS encoding methyltetrahydrofolate cobalamin methyltransferase produces the protein MLVVGELINTSRKHIREAVEAKDAAYIQRIAKEQVEAGADYLDINCGTRVFDEEETMAWLVNTVREVVQLPLCIDSPNPKALAVGLGLASNGQSMVNSISAEKERFESVLPLVQKYKTKVVALCMDDKGIPETAEDRLRVADTLVSDLLAAGILQDDIYLDPLIKPLGVNNQYGVEVLDSVRSIHLKYPKIHFVCGLSNISFGLPERKLLNRTFMVMNIAVGMDAFILDPLDQTIMSMFGAARALAGQDEYCMEYITGVRAGRIKA, from the coding sequence ATGTTAGTAGTAGGGGAACTTATCAATACGAGCAGGAAACATATTAGAGAAGCCGTTGAAGCTAAAGACGCGGCATACATTCAAAGGATTGCCAAGGAACAGGTTGAAGCAGGAGCGGATTATTTGGATATAAACTGTGGTACTAGGGTTTTCGACGAAGAAGAAACCATGGCATGGCTGGTGAATACGGTGAGAGAGGTTGTTCAATTGCCTTTGTGTATCGACAGCCCGAATCCCAAAGCTTTGGCAGTAGGTCTGGGATTAGCCAGCAACGGACAGTCGATGGTTAACTCCATTTCGGCCGAAAAGGAACGATTTGAAAGTGTATTGCCTTTGGTACAGAAATACAAGACTAAAGTAGTTGCGCTTTGTATGGACGATAAAGGGATCCCAGAAACTGCGGAAGACCGGTTGCGGGTAGCGGACACACTAGTAAGTGATCTATTAGCAGCGGGAATCCTTCAAGATGACATTTACCTTGATCCTTTGATTAAACCCTTAGGAGTTAACAATCAATACGGAGTGGAAGTTCTCGATAGCGTTAGATCTATCCATTTAAAATACCCCAAGATTCACTTCGTTTGCGGGTTATCTAACATATCATTCGGGCTTCCAGAGAGAAAATTGTTAAACAGGACCTTTATGGTGATGAACATTGCAGTGGGAATGGATGCCTTTATTCTTGATCCGTTAGATCAAACTATCATGTCTATGTTTGGTGCTGCTCGAGCCTTGGCCGGTCAGGATGAGTATTGCATGGAATATATTACTGGGGTTCGTGCTGGCAGAATAAAGGCCTAA
- a CDS encoding cobalamin B12-binding domain-containing protein has protein sequence MSDFNTLSESVISGNFRLAKDLTQKMIDGGTNPIQIINEGLIAGMNVVAVRFKAGDMYVPEVMMSAKAMSVGIELVKPLIASADIPTTGKIVIGTVSGDMHDIGKNLVIMMLESVGFNVVDLGVDVKPEAFVEAVKEHQPQIIGLSALLTTTMLNMKETLVALEAAGVREKVKVIVGGAPVTQAFCDQIGADGYAEDAAVASDLCKKLVS, from the coding sequence ATGAGTGACTTTAACACATTGTCTGAATCAGTAATTAGTGGAAATTTTAGGCTTGCAAAGGATCTTACTCAGAAAATGATCGACGGTGGTACCAATCCAATCCAGATCATCAACGAGGGATTAATTGCTGGCATGAATGTTGTGGCGGTACGGTTTAAAGCTGGGGATATGTACGTTCCAGAGGTAATGATGTCAGCCAAAGCAATGAGTGTTGGTATTGAACTCGTAAAACCTCTCATTGCATCCGCTGATATTCCAACGACGGGAAAAATCGTGATCGGCACAGTAAGCGGTGACATGCATGATATAGGCAAAAACCTTGTAATTATGATGTTAGAAAGCGTTGGATTCAATGTTGTCGACTTGGGTGTGGACGTAAAACCCGAGGCCTTTGTCGAAGCGGTAAAAGAACACCAGCCTCAGATAATCGGCTTATCTGCTTTACTCACCACAACGATGTTGAATATGAAAGAGACTTTGGTTGCTTTAGAAGCTGCAGGAGTGAGGGAGAAAGTTAAGGTAATTGTTGGCGGTGCACCGGTGACCCAGGCGTTTTGCGATCAGATTGGGGCTGACGGTTATGCAGAGGACGCCGCCGTAGCGTCAGACTTATGCAAGAAACTTGTCAGCTAA
- a CDS encoding trimethylamine methyltransferase family protein, whose amino-acid sequence MSLQIKESKFTANKTLQFKVLEVEEIEKILKNSIKILELTGVTIYADEARSLLSHAGCSVDGTRVRIPARLIEKALQTVPSKIVLSDRTGTNKLFLEGNNSYFGPGPTCPYFNDPETGERRNTITQDVVNTALVADALPNIDFVMSLSMISDCTSTLADVYEVRAMLQNTIKPIVGWTFDVEGLKEIVDMCCAVAGSLEELQKNPFLAIYCEPTSPLTHSKEALEKLLFLAEKNLPAIYTPGMVLGGTAPITIAGALSEGVADTLVGLLLSQLKREGAPYIAAAPGGPLDMKTMQHSYGAPEWTLVHAASTDIFHYLNVPIWSAAGASDSKIVDGQAAIEATLQIFTAAASGAHLIHDVGFTDLGLTGSLEQLVMGDEIIGMVRRLIKGVEVDEEHLAFDTINEIGPGGSFLGNEHTFLHFRKEMWSPTLLDRQGYSGWEAEGKKSMYDRISEKVKRILREHKPEPLSEKVSKELDEIIAAAEQRVRVKNA is encoded by the coding sequence ATGAGCTTACAAATCAAAGAATCCAAGTTCACAGCTAACAAAACGCTGCAGTTTAAAGTCTTGGAAGTGGAAGAAATCGAAAAAATCCTTAAGAACTCTATAAAAATATTAGAATTGACGGGCGTAACTATTTACGCGGATGAAGCACGTTCCTTGTTGAGTCATGCTGGTTGTTCGGTGGATGGTACTAGGGTGAGGATCCCTGCGAGATTAATTGAGAAAGCTCTGCAGACGGTTCCTTCAAAAATCGTGTTATCGGATCGAACTGGAACTAACAAACTATTTTTAGAGGGGAATAACAGTTATTTTGGACCTGGGCCAACTTGTCCCTATTTTAATGATCCTGAAACGGGTGAGAGAAGAAATACGATTACACAAGATGTCGTGAATACAGCCCTAGTAGCCGACGCACTGCCAAATATTGATTTTGTCATGTCACTATCCATGATCTCTGACTGTACATCGACCCTGGCCGATGTATATGAAGTTCGAGCAATGCTGCAAAATACGATCAAGCCAATCGTTGGCTGGACATTTGACGTTGAGGGTTTGAAAGAAATTGTTGACATGTGCTGTGCTGTTGCTGGGAGCTTGGAAGAGTTACAGAAGAATCCATTTTTAGCGATCTATTGTGAACCAACCTCCCCATTAACCCATTCTAAGGAAGCCCTGGAAAAACTGCTGTTTTTAGCTGAGAAAAACTTACCAGCTATATATACTCCGGGAATGGTGTTAGGTGGAACTGCTCCAATTACCATTGCTGGCGCGCTTTCAGAAGGGGTTGCGGACACCTTAGTGGGACTGTTATTGAGTCAGCTGAAACGAGAAGGGGCACCCTATATTGCTGCGGCTCCAGGTGGGCCGTTGGATATGAAGACGATGCAACATAGTTACGGAGCACCAGAGTGGACCCTAGTGCATGCGGCTTCTACCGATATCTTCCATTATTTAAATGTTCCTATATGGAGTGCTGCCGGCGCAAGTGATTCTAAGATTGTCGATGGGCAAGCTGCTATTGAAGCCACGCTTCAAATTTTTACAGCTGCGGCCAGCGGTGCCCATCTAATCCATGATGTAGGCTTTACAGATTTAGGCTTAACAGGATCACTGGAACAGCTAGTGATGGGTGACGAAATTATAGGGATGGTTAGAAGACTGATTAAAGGTGTTGAAGTCGATGAAGAGCATTTGGCTTTTGACACAATAAATGAGATAGGCCCCGGAGGGTCATTCTTGGGGAATGAGCACACATTTTTGCATTTTAGGAAAGAAATGTGGTCACCGACTTTGCTGGATAGACAAGGCTATTCAGGCTGGGAAGCCGAGGGTAAAAAATCCATGTATGATAGAATTTCGGAAAAAGTGAAACGAATTCTGCGCGAACACAAGCCGGAGCCGCTTTCAGAAAAGGTCTCAAAGGAACTCGATGAAATTATCGCAGCAGCGGAGCAAAGGGTTCGGGTAAAAAATGCTTAA
- a CDS encoding MFS transporter — translation MEHKAKSKKRYLTLFIMALGASAIYFLPFIRWTYYDSLKQALELNNTQFGTLLSAYGIAAMIFYFPGGWLADRVSARRLLTFAFASTGILGFYFSTYPSFNMLLIVHFIWGIISTLTFWSAMIKATRDLANSDEQGRFFGLLEGGRGLLQTVITMSALAVFTSLGAGVIGLTRVIIIFSFVNVFAAILTWFVLEDTKFSQEQKPVLLDALSVLKMPVVWLIAVIVITCYSTYLGTTYLTPYVTQVLGATAAMSALIAIIRNYGLQFFGGPFGGLVADKKGSSAQIVMYCFAIMLICMVFFLMLPASNSLIIVLLLNMLVMGLAIFMMRGIYFATLDEVGIPSNLTGSVVGIVSLIGFTPDVFFNPVAGHFLDVYPGVAGYKYIFILMTGFVTVGLVASIVLLNLINKSKSVKGHNQVEARG, via the coding sequence TTGGAGCATAAAGCAAAGTCAAAGAAACGCTATTTGACGTTATTTATTATGGCATTAGGTGCTTCAGCCATCTATTTCTTACCGTTTATTAGGTGGACATACTATGATTCCCTAAAACAAGCCCTTGAGTTAAATAATACGCAGTTTGGCACGCTATTAAGCGCTTATGGGATAGCTGCAATGATCTTCTATTTCCCCGGTGGTTGGCTAGCTGATCGGGTTTCTGCAAGAAGATTACTCACGTTTGCTTTTGCGTCTACCGGAATTTTAGGATTCTATTTCTCTACTTATCCTTCATTTAACATGTTATTAATTGTTCACTTTATCTGGGGTATCATATCAACCCTCACCTTTTGGTCAGCAATGATTAAAGCAACAAGGGATTTAGCCAATAGTGATGAGCAAGGGAGATTTTTTGGACTTCTAGAAGGCGGCAGGGGATTGCTGCAAACTGTCATTACCATGAGTGCTCTTGCTGTATTTACAAGTTTAGGAGCAGGGGTAATAGGATTAACTAGGGTTATTATTATTTTTTCCTTCGTCAACGTATTCGCTGCAATATTAACCTGGTTTGTTCTAGAAGATACAAAATTTTCACAAGAACAAAAGCCAGTTTTGCTGGATGCTCTAAGTGTTCTTAAGATGCCGGTAGTCTGGTTAATCGCTGTGATTGTCATAACTTGCTACAGTACCTATCTAGGTACAACGTATCTGACACCCTATGTCACTCAAGTTCTGGGGGCCACTGCAGCGATGAGTGCTCTAATTGCAATTATTCGAAACTATGGTTTGCAATTTTTTGGCGGTCCATTTGGTGGATTGGTTGCTGACAAAAAGGGATCTAGCGCCCAAATCGTCATGTATTGTTTTGCAATAATGCTGATATGTATGGTGTTTTTTCTAATGCTGCCCGCTAGTAATTCTCTAATCATCGTTCTGCTTCTCAATATGCTCGTGATGGGATTAGCCATCTTTATGATGCGTGGTATCTATTTTGCGACGCTGGATGAAGTGGGCATTCCTTCGAACCTCACGGGCTCGGTTGTCGGTATTGTGTCCTTAATAGGGTTTACACCTGATGTATTCTTTAACCCGGTTGCTGGTCATTTTCTGGATGTTTATCCTGGGGTAGCAGGCTATAAATATATCTTTATCCTAATGACTGGATTTGTTACTGTCGGTCTCGTGGCCTCGATTGTTTTACTGAACCTGATTAATAAAAGTAAGAGTGTTAAAGGTCATAATCAAGTAGAAGCAAGAGGATAA
- a CDS encoding sigma-54-dependent Fis family transcriptional regulator has translation MEERLSSYLQLLAENSEEGMIITDIQDSILYMNVSARMLLNSDDVRNRSLSALIPIENLKTQGEKQKVFKLGNKTLSIRVSAVHVEDLPLCLWYLSDITLKVRLERELTCLKTIFDYIDEGVIMSDPENRITLYNKPISNFEEMNPDQVLGKHLDEIYKLNQHSNVLSTGIPLKDSYKRYSTTTGKELQGMGKTYPVIKDNKVIAVFSVVRDVSVIRQLLFKAVELQEGAYPKKASYGTRYTFKDIIGENHVMTKAIRESQKIAQTYSPVLICGETGTGKELFAQSIHNYKNVDQPFVAINCAALPESLLESLLFGTIKGAFTGADNMKGLFEQAGEGTLFLDEINSMSIMLQAKLLRVLQEKLVRRIGATTEIPVNCHVISSCNEDPEECVNNGTLRKDLYYRLALIRIDIPALRERGKDIESLAEFFLTKFARLYGKKTINLSEDFRRFLYHHTWPGNVRELEYTLESCVAIMDDEEELSINSLPTHLRSKLDQDNYPTIAIANSGTLSCILRDVEKKVILTTLQEHHWNIARSAKAIGIGRQNLQYRMRKLEIENQAFSH, from the coding sequence ATGGAAGAAAGACTATCTTCATATCTTCAACTATTAGCAGAAAACTCTGAAGAAGGGATGATCATTACCGATATTCAGGATTCAATCCTGTACATGAATGTATCAGCACGAATGCTATTAAATTCGGACGACGTAAGGAATAGAAGCTTGTCCGCTTTAATTCCCATAGAGAACCTCAAAACCCAGGGAGAGAAGCAAAAGGTTTTTAAGCTTGGGAACAAAACCCTATCGATTAGAGTTAGTGCCGTTCATGTTGAGGATCTACCACTTTGTCTTTGGTATCTTTCGGACATTACCCTCAAAGTACGGCTAGAAAGAGAATTAACTTGCTTAAAAACGATATTCGATTATATCGACGAAGGGGTAATCATGTCTGATCCAGAAAATAGGATAACTTTGTATAATAAACCGATCTCAAACTTTGAAGAAATGAACCCGGACCAGGTGCTTGGAAAACACTTGGATGAAATCTATAAATTAAACCAACATTCCAACGTGTTATCAACAGGAATTCCACTAAAGGATAGCTATAAAAGATATTCAACAACTACCGGCAAAGAGCTTCAAGGTATGGGAAAAACCTACCCTGTAATCAAAGATAACAAGGTCATTGCCGTCTTTTCGGTTGTTCGAGACGTAAGTGTAATTCGCCAGCTCCTTTTTAAGGCGGTGGAATTGCAGGAAGGAGCCTACCCGAAAAAAGCGTCTTATGGAACCAGGTATACTTTTAAAGATATCATCGGCGAAAACCATGTTATGACGAAAGCGATAAGGGAATCCCAGAAAATAGCACAGACCTATTCCCCTGTTCTAATCTGTGGTGAGACAGGAACGGGTAAAGAATTATTTGCCCAAAGCATTCACAATTATAAGAACGTTGATCAACCCTTTGTTGCTATTAACTGTGCTGCCTTGCCTGAATCATTACTGGAAAGCCTTCTATTTGGGACGATCAAAGGTGCTTTTACAGGAGCGGATAATATGAAAGGTCTTTTTGAACAAGCAGGAGAAGGGACGCTTTTTCTTGATGAAATAAACTCCATGTCCATAATGTTACAAGCTAAACTATTGAGGGTTTTACAAGAGAAATTGGTAAGAAGAATTGGAGCGACGACAGAAATCCCTGTAAATTGCCACGTTATAAGTTCCTGCAATGAAGACCCCGAAGAATGCGTGAACAATGGTACTCTTCGCAAAGACCTCTATTATCGCTTAGCACTCATTCGCATTGACATTCCTGCACTAAGAGAGCGAGGTAAGGATATTGAAAGTCTGGCGGAATTTTTTCTAACTAAATTTGCACGTCTATACGGTAAAAAAACCATCAATCTTTCAGAAGACTTTCGACGATTTCTTTATCACCACACTTGGCCCGGCAATGTACGAGAATTGGAATACACCTTGGAAAGTTGCGTTGCCATAATGGACGACGAAGAAGAGTTATCGATAAACAGCTTACCAACCCATCTTCGTTCAAAACTTGACCAGGATAACTATCCGACGATAGCTATTGCAAATTCCGGTACATTGTCGTGTATTCTCAGAGATGTTGAAAAGAAAGTGATCCTTACTACTTTGCAAGAACATCATTGGAATATTGCCCGCTCTGCTAAGGCAATAGGTATCGGACGTCAAAACTTGCAATACAGAATGCGAAAGCTGGAAATTGAAAATCAAGCATTTAGCCATTAG
- a CDS encoding EamA family transporter produces MKKTTIGILFGIASYVAWGTNGTFFATLLNIGISDMAVVALAPTILWLFFGLKTLITDKSQFKLSWKGFLFVLFAGTIMLNAQNITYVKAVATVPVAVISILMFSNVIILSFLSKICFGYKYTTHKIIAIIASLFGVSLVLNLYSGVGFSSWGSGIWWAIVIPFVMAVNFTLIKYTLNEGVSMDAYLFYINFFGALVIYATSSSPVAMVTNVFNVISTNGISALIIILGFALIPCIISYWAVMKAYDYIEPTYISLCSASDPVTASICGLIFLGQMLTINQVVGIAVVISAIIYINYMEGKEELAASQGEASLGAD; encoded by the coding sequence ATGAAGAAAACTACAATAGGTATATTATTTGGGATTGCTTCTTATGTTGCTTGGGGTACTAACGGAACTTTTTTTGCTACTCTATTGAACATTGGGATTTCTGATATGGCGGTTGTCGCCCTTGCTCCGACCATATTGTGGTTATTTTTTGGTCTCAAGACACTGATTACTGATAAATCCCAGTTCAAACTCTCCTGGAAAGGCTTTCTATTTGTACTTTTTGCGGGAACAATTATGTTGAATGCACAAAATATAACCTATGTGAAAGCAGTAGCGACAGTTCCGGTTGCAGTTATTTCTATTCTTATGTTTAGTAATGTGATAATACTTAGTTTCTTATCCAAGATATGTTTTGGTTATAAATACACTACTCATAAAATAATTGCGATAATTGCTTCATTGTTTGGAGTATCACTAGTTCTTAATCTATATTCAGGTGTTGGATTTAGTAGCTGGGGATCAGGTATATGGTGGGCAATTGTAATCCCATTTGTCATGGCGGTAAATTTCACTCTTATCAAGTATACTTTAAATGAAGGTGTTTCCATGGATGCATATTTATTCTATATCAATTTCTTTGGAGCACTTGTTATTTATGCAACATCGTCTTCGCCTGTCGCGATGGTGACGAATGTCTTTAATGTAATATCTACTAATGGTATATCAGCTTTGATAATTATTCTTGGTTTTGCCTTGATTCCATGTATTATTTCTTATTGGGCTGTCATGAAAGCGTATGATTATATCGAACCAACTTACATCAGTTTATGCAGTGCTTCTGATCCGGTAACAGCATCTATTTGTGGTTTGATTTTTTTGGGTCAGATGTTGACAATTAATCAGGTTGTGGGGATTGCTGTTGTAATATCTGCTATAATTTATATAAACTATATGGAAGGTAAGGAAGAGCTTGCGGCAAGCCAAGGAGAGGCAAGTTTGGGAGCTGATTGA